Sequence from the Pagrus major chromosome 15, Pma_NU_1.0 genome:
TATGCATTGTAACGTGTCTGAAATATAGCACAATGTCAGTCTCAACCTGTATATGCAGAGTTTATGATCTAAAAAGTTTCCTTTTCTTGCCGATTAAAGAATAACATCCTACCTTTTCCATCATCCTCAGGGTTTCGTGTTGCTGCTCTCAGCGTGTGGAAGTATCCACTCGTCTCCTCATTCCTGTAATGCAAACGCATGCAGCAGAACTTTGGCTTCCCAAACAGAGTCGGCTCCGGACCTGCAAACGAAAAAACACAACTTGCAACttccattttcagtgatgtGCTTTCCTTGCATGAATCATAATCCGCGGAGATATTGCTAAAAGGTTACTGAGAAACTGTGAAATACACTTTTGGGAAGTGTTGGGTGACTCAGTGAGCACCAGAAACCCTCACTTCTGCTTTGAGTCTAACTGCTTACCGATCTCtatcttttccaaaccctccAAATTGAGCCGCTGGTATTGGTTGACTTTATCTGCTTCTTCATCGTAGctgcaagaaaataaatacaaacattagTCAATCtgtgagaacattttttaaagaaagctgTTGGTGAATTTAAAGTCAGACTTACTAAGCAATGTAATAGGCTTTGTCGGACAAAAGAAGCAGCACATCCACGTCTTTGTTGTTTGCATCAATGAGGCTGGTGGTTAAATAAGAGAACGGTATCATGACAAGGGAACTTCAGAAACTACTGATAACTAATCAGACAGGGCAGCTAGCCACTAACCTCATGTCACAGTTGATGAGGGCCCACCCTCCATGAAACTTCTCGTCATCAGGCAGTAAAAGCTGCATGTATGTCTGCAGCAGGAGGCTGACCTGCTCCTGCGCTCCTCTCTggctctctttctccttctcttcatgCTCCTTCTCCTTACTGAAGATGGAGTAAAGGTCCTCCGTCACTGGCAGGCCCATCATTAGGTCTGCAGGATTGAGAGGAGTCAATCACTGAACAATTTTGGGACCTCATCGGTACAGATTCATACAGATAGAAGCTCTAACATGCggcttgtttttttccatacCAATGACTGCTTGTCTGTAAGCATCCCTGAAGCGGTTCAGATAGTAGCGGTTGGCCGAATTCACACCATCCTTCATCACACCAGCCAGTTTCCTTTCTCCCGTCCTGGTGAAATCTCCCTAAAACAGATCAAGCCTTGTTTAATACACATTTTGACTAACCTTCAAATTGTGAATCTCTGTAATTTCAGTCCATTTTTGTCATTCTAATGTGTTTAATCTACTGCAACACTTCATTGATTCCTTGAGTCCTTCTGTTTGAGAAAGCTTATGCCTTAAAGCTTCAACTATCTACTGACTGTGCCAAAACAAGCTGACACACTACTGTTTATATAAGCAAACGCTGACACTGATGTAAAGGAAAGATAATGACGTTACCTTGAGCGCTGCTGTGCCTGCGTATTGTCTGCTGATGGTGTCTCCGTTGTTGGCCCACATGATCTGATAAATCCTGTAGCACTTGAGAGGCAGAGGCTGCTCGGGAGGCATCACACCCAGTTTCTTCAGCTGCAGgaagaaaagagacatttttgtcCATGGTTGTGCTGTTAAAACTCTGAGTAGAGTGAgatgtctctctttctgtttgcaCTGCATCAGCAAGAAAGGTCAGCTTATAATATCTACTTCTATAAGCAGCAAAATAacactttttattattgaatGTAATCCAAGATGAATATGGTGAGGTAAGCTGAAAAGAGCTGGGTCTATAAACTATGGCTGTGTTGGTGCACACTACAGATCTGTTCTGATATCTTTGCTGTTAAGTTCTGTAGGAACATGAAATTTACGATTTATGTGTGAGCTAAAGAGTAAATATACGCAGATGTCAGTAATCTGTTGTAAACTAACAGAGATATGGATTCATGTTGCCGAGTGCATCTGTTGATTCACAATACATCTTTAGCAAAGCACTTTGTAGTCACAGTTTTGTAAGCAGTCATACAAAATAAGTCAGTGATGTTTTTGAGGACTTATTCTATATTATAGATATTGGTGTAATTGataaaatatattgtgttttaaacAGTCTACAAGGTCGCTCGTACAGGAATTAGCGAAGACATTTAGAAAGAAGCACTTACATAATACCCAACGTTATGTATTAGGGGGAatttatgttcatttatttgccTGGGACACATCTCACCTGTTGCTCCATCACCACCCGAGCAACAGCAGCCTGGACCACGTTGGTCCTGTCGAGACAGTCCATACAGTTGACTCTGAAGATACCCTCCTGCTTGCAGATGACTCCGGCCTGATCCACCCTGACAGAGGAAGGTACATTCATCATAAGATGCATTCATAGGATAAATAATCTTTAAACAAAACctattttgctttgttttctcctttccttcagtgattttttattttcttgtgcatgtaaaagatcttgagctaaaacagagcgtttcagacggAGAGGGactacagtgctgcagcactgaacagtatgagaaaactggtgCGTTGTgaacatgtaaacctattctagtagtaacccaaaataaaattatgaacctgaaaatgcgTATATCTCCTTTAATGGCAAATACAAACAGGATTACTAACACACGCTATAGCTATTAGTGGCtgattgttgttttctgtaaacAACAAATCATGACATAATGAAGATTAGCAAAGGTTCATGTTAGCAAGCATAATGACGAATTACTGACATGACACTTACCAAGCCCACTTCATgtctgtgatgatgtcagagaTCGCATCTGTCAGTATTTGCACATTCTCAAACTTCATACCTCGGCTGAGAAACAGGATATAAGAAGCATAAAGGGGAAGTAAATGAATAcattcattcacacatacaTTCTTGAACAAGTTTCACTGGTGAGGAAAGTGTTTCTCTTACCAGTGCTCATGGAAGTCAAATGAAACGTATGTAAGTTTTGGGTTGTTGTAAAGAAGGACTTGCTTCAGATACGCGTCGCCAATTATCTTCTCTCGTCCACCTTGATCGACCAAGTTAATGATGACctgacaaaacaataaaaagctgCCATTAGCCTTTTGTCTAACAATTATGCCCCTCTGAGTCATTCCTGTTGAAACACACTTAGATGAATACATATTGAAGGACGGAGAattaaattctgacttttaaagGCACTTTGTCACCCAGATAAGGTTGGCTAAGTCCattttccaatttttacccctacTCCTCATTTTCGAGTGACTTCCTGCCACTCAGAGGAGAATCATAAGGGGAAGTGGTTGAATTCTCCCCCTAAGAAAtaggacaacccttcaagattACAATTTAAAGTTAGCTAACTGGCTAGTTAGCTAGCAAGATCAGCAAACTAGTAgtggtttgtttttgcttgttatAAAGATAAGGACTATAAAACATTGAAACGCCCTACCCCTCTATTCCAACAAAAATCAGTACACCCTTCCCCTAGGCGTTAACAATCAAAATGGAGGGTGAGGGCAaagtggtaggggcaagggGTGCTTCGAGGAGGATTGGGGCTAAGTTTGAGTTCGCAATCTTTAAGTTTCGCTTTTCAAAAGCATAAATAATATCACACCAGCATCATCTTTCTTTCTGCATCTCAACAGAAACTATTTTCTTAACCCAATCGGAAAATGTTACCAAATCGAGTCTGGCTCACATGCTAGCACCTCAGTCAGAACATTCAAACTATATGCAgccacagatacagacagaatAACCACAGTggtaacacattttaaataacaaTCCTAACACCAGACTGATGCATGCAAGTAGTCAATAACTATGCTAAGCACATACCCAAGCATACACTCTGGCAAAGCAAACCCACCTGCGTATTATAGAGTTTAAGCTGTTCTTCAAAGTGAGCAGAAAAGTAAGACATGGTCTCCTTCTCTCCTGAAACATAAGAAATAATATGCACATATATGAGTTCCATATAAGTGAATCTGGTCAAAGACATcaagaaatatatttttgcaaGCATTTGTGCAGTTTCCAAGAGGATAAGTTTGGATTCACCTGATCAAGATTCCTCACAAAATAGTACATTTATAGCCACTGTCCAATGACTGACAAATTACATTTGATCAATATCTAAGACATATCTAAAACACACTGGAGAGATGTTTAAAACCCAAAGAGAACACCAGTATtgaatgaaatgtcttttttaaggCCCACTATGATCAAACAAAGCCTCTGATGAACCACCATGATAATAGTGTGTGCGAGATAATGTTGTTTTACTGACCTTTCTCTAAGCGTGGCCGGGGATTGTAGCGGTACCCAGCCTGGCTCCAGAAGACAGGCACAGAGCCACGAGTCTGCACAAAGGACAGAGTGTGGCTGTGCACGTGGATCAACTGCTCTGTCTCCACATAGTTCGCCACATGGCCATCAGTATCCACTCCCCTGCGTTTGTACCGCATCCCTTTTGGGCAAGGAGAGTGCATCAACACTATTCAGATTATTTATATCACAGATCATGCTTCACTGGaagagaacaaaaaataaattgtctACCAAGTTATTCAAAGCCTTTTGAGAAAGAAACCCTATTAAGTTGTGAGGTAAAAAACTGTCCTAATTACTCAACATAACCTATTTAATCAGGATATATCAGAGTTGAGGCATGACCTTTTTCTAGGCGATGCTGACAGTAATTATAGCTCTACCTGCACGGTGACGGCTACGTCTGGAGATCAGGGCCACAGTGAAGCGGGGATGGATGTCATCAACACAGGTGACCTCCTGCGGTGGGGTCTCAGGgctgctcctctcctcatcAGATGTCTCATTGTAGTTCACCACCAATTCCTCCACCTGAACAAAGCCCTGGATGATTGGTACCACCCAGAAGTCCACCTCTGGCACCTAGAGCATTAAAAAAGGGACAAGAAGATTAAGCTGCTGTTTGCCAGGTTGATAAGTAAGTACAGAAGCCAAAATGGGCGTGCTtgcaattgatttttttttttttttatgcagttaTCTCCAGATCGTGAGCTAAGTATTTTGTTATCTCGGGTAACAAAGccaaagagaaaacaagggCAAATTTCTCAAGATAAAGAGCTAATTTATCACAAGAAAATGACTATAACATTTACAAAAGTGGACcatgaaatacacacactgctctgtggaAATTTCAAAGCAAACCATATGAACTTTTGCCATTTGTTGTTAGAATGTTTTTCCCTAATGATTCGATAtgagggtatttacagtatggCTATTTATTGTGAGGGATTACATACAGATGTCAACTTAAAGCAGATGTGTTACTATCTAGTAGGCTACAACCACCAACCATTGACATAGAGAAACTGGAAAGGAAACTACCCACACTGCTGGGTGTTTGAATTGTATTATTAGGTATGTATATAAATAAGTAAAACTGTCTGATGCATTGATCAATGATGGGTACTCCTTGATCTGACATTGTCATCTTAAAATCATTTGCTGCAATTGTCAAGATGCCATCTACGTAACTGTCATGGCACCGCTGATCTCTGATGAACAGGGTTGAGATAACGGGTTGATTATCTGATTATGTCGAGATGACAAAGCTCTTTTTTTCaagataatgaaataattaaccTGTGATCTCGAGATCACCGcgttaaaaaaataatacttgCAAGTACGGCTTTACATCCACCATAAATCCAACAGGACTAATCTTTCATAGCTCAGAGCCGTTGCCTCCTCTATTCACTGAGTATTTCCATACTCTTCTGATAAAGCTCTGGTAGTTATCAGCACATTCAACTGTCACACTATTACAGCAGGACAAGCTACGCTATTTGGGCTGACAGTTGtacagaaaaacactgattgtgTCAGTGATTGTCAAAGAATCAAATCTTGAGACAAAGGGCATTTCAATTCTAAAATGACAGAAAGCAAACAATAACCAGCGCCATCCAAAAATGATTTACCTGAAGGTCAATAAGGTCTTGGATCATGTGCTTATTCCAGAAGAAACGGTCATCCACCTGTCAGAAAGAATTAAAATTATCATCAATCATATGTattgtttcttcatttaaaaaaggtttttaaaaaaatgaggcAACGTGTGAGATGTGTCTATCTCCAAACCTGTTTCCACAGTGGTAAACTGGACTTTTCCGAGTCTCCCTGTCGCTGCACGCTGTGTGTCAGGTCGTAGGTCATGCTGTAATAGAAGGAGTCCGAGTCCATGAATATCTTGTATAGCTCATCCAGCAGCCGCCTCTCCAGACGttccttctctttgttttccttgaCCTGGAAGGCAGGGGAATACTGGATTGGGTGGGTGGATAGAAAAGAGCATTAAGCTGACAAAGCAAAGAAAGCAAAACCCTATAAGAAC
This genomic interval carries:
- the inpp5f gene encoding phosphatidylinositide phosphatase SAC2 isoform X2; translated protein: MELFQAKDEYILQSGDRALWCSRKDGTMTVRPATDLLLAWNPVCLGLVEGVIGKIQLHTDLPLGLVLIRQKALVGILPGDHKVYKITKIAVIPLSDEEPQELELELCKKHHFGIDKPEKLAPSPDDSKFLMKTFSQIKSNVAVPIKKKVKENKEKERLERRLLDELYKIFMDSDSFYYSMTYDLTHSVQRQGDSEKSSLPLWKQVDDRFFWNKHMIQDLIDLQVPEVDFWVVPIIQGFVQVEELVVNYNETSDEERSSPETPPQEVTCVDDIHPRFTVALISRRSRHRAGMRYKRRGVDTDGHVANYVETEQLIHVHSHTLSFVQTRGSVPVFWSQAGYRYNPRPRLEKGEKETMSYFSAHFEEQLKLYNTQVIINLVDQGGREKIIGDAYLKQVLLYNNPKLTYVSFDFHEHCRGMKFENVQILTDAISDIITDMKWAWVDQAGVICKQEGIFRVNCMDCLDRTNVVQAAVARVVMEQQLKKLGVMPPEQPLPLKCYRIYQIMWANNGDTISRQYAGTAALKGDFTRTGERKLAGVMKDGVNSANRYYLNRFRDAYRQAVIDLMMGLPVTEDLYSIFSKEKEHEEKEKESQRGAQEQVSLLLQTYMQLLLPDDEKFHGGWALINCDMSLIDANNKDVDVLLLLSDKAYYIAYYDEEADKVNQYQRLNLEGLEKIEIGPEPTLFGKPKFCCMRLHYRNEETSGYFHTLRAATRNPEDDGKDTLQCIAEMLRITKQATGLDLLVVEKKLERRQSKPHEDIMGIQNKPADQGQGSSGLAQGKSFLLNKFSSLNQKVKQTKTNVNIGPFKPLGKLGTFSKPDVKVNFLKPTMHVNLWKSDSSLETSDNNPGGALKDIGDEHSDISSDSDSYNSDPEHPCSGSLENVDYVLPSCGIVASNPRLGSRSQSIGSVELNIPSVIRVTGCDGKQESPSQVSDDKSPGAASVAEEAILIDFGTPIDAYCHQFVQDAQTKPVEVFGEQPPAAAPLLNPVLPVQNKTPADTDKQPSSEPQHRQEEPQLPRPSQLDVDSTTSSSNLLAVQKPSSAASGGSQRSLGSQLEGSLGPSPADSNGSRVVSPFAKIKSSMVQVASLTQAGLTQGINFAVAKVQKSPEPDAVNEAQESELKAMFTQCQTRIIQI
- the inpp5f gene encoding phosphatidylinositide phosphatase SAC2 isoform X1 — translated: MELFQAKDEYILQSGDRALWCSRKDGTMTVRPATDLLLAWNPVCLGLVEGVIGKIQLHTDLPLGLVLIRQKALVGILPGDHKVYKITKIAVIPLSDEEPQELELELCKKHHFGIDKPEKLAPSPDDSKFLMKTFSQIKSNVAVPIKKKYSPAFQVKENKEKERLERRLLDELYKIFMDSDSFYYSMTYDLTHSVQRQGDSEKSSLPLWKQVDDRFFWNKHMIQDLIDLQVPEVDFWVVPIIQGFVQVEELVVNYNETSDEERSSPETPPQEVTCVDDIHPRFTVALISRRSRHRAGMRYKRRGVDTDGHVANYVETEQLIHVHSHTLSFVQTRGSVPVFWSQAGYRYNPRPRLEKGEKETMSYFSAHFEEQLKLYNTQVIINLVDQGGREKIIGDAYLKQVLLYNNPKLTYVSFDFHEHCRGMKFENVQILTDAISDIITDMKWAWVDQAGVICKQEGIFRVNCMDCLDRTNVVQAAVARVVMEQQLKKLGVMPPEQPLPLKCYRIYQIMWANNGDTISRQYAGTAALKGDFTRTGERKLAGVMKDGVNSANRYYLNRFRDAYRQAVIDLMMGLPVTEDLYSIFSKEKEHEEKEKESQRGAQEQVSLLLQTYMQLLLPDDEKFHGGWALINCDMSLIDANNKDVDVLLLLSDKAYYIAYYDEEADKVNQYQRLNLEGLEKIEIGPEPTLFGKPKFCCMRLHYRNEETSGYFHTLRAATRNPEDDGKDTLQCIAEMLRITKQATGLDLLVVEKKLERRQSKPHEDIMGIQNKPADQGQGSSGLAQGKSFLLNKFSSLNQKVKQTKTNVNIGPFKPLGKLGTFSKPDVKVNFLKPTMHVNLWKSDSSLETSDNNPGGALKDIGDEHSDISSDSDSYNSDPEHPCSGSLENVDYVLPSCGIVASNPRLGSRSQSIGSVELNIPSVIRVTGCDGKQESPSQVSDDKSPGAASVAEEAILIDFGTPIDAYCHQFVQDAQTKPVEVFGEQPPAAAPLLNPVLPVQNKTPADTDKQPSSEPQHRQEEPQLPRPSQLDVDSTTSSSNLLAVQKPSSAASGGSQRSLGSQLEGSLGPSPADSNGSRVVSPFAKIKSSMVQVASLTQAGLTQGINFAVAKVQKSPEPDAVNEAQESELKAMFTQCQTRIIQI